One genomic segment of Scophthalmus maximus strain ysfricsl-2021 chromosome 3, ASM2237912v1, whole genome shotgun sequence includes these proteins:
- the ppp1r3da gene encoding protein phosphatase 1, regulatory subunit 3Da, which produces MDRGWFIGQERIPPTQSEQQLSSFFAGSSRPCVTINLTEMLHADKPNAVKKPIPIRPPSPGVSLLRDREFHSSFSCEPTPKPIIRQRSRSLPSTTERKKHCRNVGVRFVDSLGLDLEDIRLFRSGEDPLVPHHVTFRLLMGAELADGKHLEISLPYMKPFFSEQPGDRPGFLHRLCERKVCLERVLCFELGVIGITQVINLDFEKDVTARYSFTEWKSSTETKASWVSTVTKTWEGGGGQLSCDTFRFHLPVPPFLQPGAELEFAIKYKVCGEEYWDNNDGENYKLVCHNYKLTVPKECEDSMVHFI; this is translated from the coding sequence ATGGATAGAGGGTGGTTTATAGGACAAGAGAGGATCCCCCCTACACAATCGGAACAGCAGCTGTCCAGCTTTTTTGCTGGTAGCTCAAGGCCATGCGTGACTATCAACTTGACTGAAATGCTTCACGCAGATAAACCTAATGCGGTAAAGAAGCCGATTCCAATCCGTCCCCCGAGCCCCGGAGTCTCCCTGCTAAGGGACAGAGAGTTCCACAGCAGCTTCTCCTGTGAACCAACACCGAAGCCTATCATCAGGCAGCGGTCACGCTCGCTGCCTTCcaccacagagaggaagaaacattGCAGAAATGTAGGCGTGCGGTTTGTTGACTCTTTGGGGCTTGACCTGGAAGACATCAGACTCTTCAGATCTGGAGAGGATCCACTTGTGCCACATCACGTTACCTTTCGATTGCTGATGGGTGCAGAGTTGGCGGACGGAAAACATCTGGAGATTTCCTTGCCATACATGAAGCCATTCTTCTCAGAGCAACCTGGCGACCGGCCAGGATTCCTGCATCGTCTCTGCGAGCGGAAAGTGTGTCTGGAGAGGGTCTTGTGTTTCGAGCTGGGTGTCATCGGAATCACCCAGGTCATCAACTTGGACTTTGAGAAAGATGTCACAGCTCGCTACTCGTTCACAGAGTGGAAGAGCTCCACAGAAACGAAGGCCTCGTGGGTGTCCACCGTCACCAAGACgtgggaagggggagggggccAACTCAGTTGCGATACGTTTCGTTTCCACCTGCCTGTACCTCCTTTCCTGCAGCCAGGAGCAGAGCTAGAGTTTGCCATCAAATACAAAGTCTGTGGGGAGGAATACTGGGACAACAACGATGGCGAGAATTATAAGTTAGTTTGCCATAACTACAAGCTTACTGTGCCCAAAGAATGCGAGGATAGCATGGTGCACTTCATTTAG
- the LOC118317303 gene encoding synaptonemal complex protein 2-like isoform X1, with translation MAPGQDSQLERVIEQVTKSGDVHALDVFLQRDVHEGTSLKCSQQFLTKLDKLVCRCLDQKDSKSASSVLAIIAKCGENLKLPGGGQGLSGVIGQGLVKKMVQWFEKCRQLWVQCGPQWDETLFNLSEDFFDVLMAVHESSKEGTYKITESFLNPLVQLGLDQRIYILIQKEAIRKLNLILDKIPVELKKERKILTSQEDANIMVKLAGRILEGGDYDLQAALMEALCRMATPAQRKALADRWFSMEHVANAFAKICDSEFETDCRKFLNLVNGMQGDRRRVYSYPCLEAYLDKFELLMPADEKLEEFWIDFNLGSHSISFYFSLADEERQEGQWETICINDNEVQSYTVTEEGKRKVLQLKLSEMVVVSAVQGSSLTIHFSSSLDILQAARSLYGHNKHKSFVGKKGTSVVKTTVKIMMEENSSQVVPESQVSLGENAKNTAPYLLPAPTAPVQIVTPDKIRISESTTFINNSAGGSVHSARSLSAATPSNTLSKSKGKLSLVTVGSCDRQGEFYLGELRTSAKTCSHITTPSSTTAGGIVEQKKTVDKVLAGEGEEQSLDNSFVPDTQPRPATNLSSNWSKLSVSELLLMPTQKRNTLQRPEPQSSLSHQQERSSSALRLSVPDSGPISQKQLHSKLTQRLQLLLKEKKQEMAHQEPATPQRRMSDNRGYSKSRGTADQCSSTLCSLKVQQAQRNGPGSGKTKGQTPLEAYAAPNEAPVKAPATKSLQERIPANANAETKRALSSKEKRDAKVAESMVKLISSRYEINSQSTAKNTAEMICQSWIPPIINRSMFNMSWSSTAKKDVSGAVSLMKSHSKKTQNSSRKDVFDFSVDKPLAIGQKDRSLTNTSATSIRGINDSSVSHSTSKKGPPLTKEKRYVKKHLFSDTDTDYAMTEASWLRESSRKPKPKVTTYSRQAPVKPKALSPRTSCESLDLPPPSPKPVKGNAKPNKKHNAKEGAEKGKKTMKSAAAAPNRPHAAGRRPRRAAATLTKSYREPDTDDSQSESEKPPVTKNSSSDRLAEKTEKTHVAAHVMERISASKIRTKRFMKLERSSRSNQLESVSSTSKGQRPEDVFQETLKINKKTIVPFPDQMKALKESLTVRQTSFCPSPPFIERMRSAERSAPTLGLTCSPLPTPRGSPLPASPDPAFQDTPSPILLLPKPRSTVGSKGNVKPPSYYSAEKKFSTSKTNSIHSGASLPSLGRQSHAPDPPIGASAAEISPNQECLSPAPESPLSLSAQPLLTSTFFEPDKPSMPSLPQSPFVEDTDNHGSFYGFSKVSSVSVVSLSQLSSKSSGLTGRVKESPSAAVFHKTEKTPSSDRDLKSAQRHISGPSRKRHISSPSYSEEDEEWMKKSKMRGTFSPRLKPKKLFKSFTEVSADGEVSQVVSSSHMVSSSHWEAEVGVGDMDEDEDEELPGIAVNPNNMCQQFSSELKKKFQNRYKMMEVYNKQSLKTVQQHVSSLNMQVTKYRTQRLEQVQNVLLEEIHKLEQGDSMLKSMEKDLTSYWKKQAVAFHSYQEQETRRNDTLKKALQSNTCHSLEYEQRIFTSQMCLIRKDMKSVQDRLLSEMQEGEIQSVKKGLHALFFPDAARF, from the exons ATGGCACCGGGTCAGGACTCACAG TTGGAGAGAGTCATTGAACAGGTAACAAAGAGTGGGGATGTTCACGCTCTGGATGTGTTCCTGCAAAGGGACGTACACGAAGGGACCTCCCTGAAGTGTTCCCAACAGTTTCTCACCAAATTGGATAAACTTGTCTGCAGG tgcTTGGATCAAAAGGATTCCAAATCAGCCAGTTCGGTTCTCGCTATCATTGCAAAATGTGGGGAAAACCTGAAACTACCTGGTGGTGGCCAAGGGCTGTCAGGAGTAATAGGTCAAGGCCTGGTCAAAAAG ATGGTGCAGTGGTTTGAGAAATGCAGGCAACTGTGGGTCCAGTGTGGTCCGCAGTGGGACGAGACCTTGTTCAACCTTTCTGAGGACTTCTTTGATGTGCTAATG GCTGTTCATGAATCATCTAAAGAGG GAACATACAAAATCACAGAGTCCTTCTTGAATCCTCTTGTACAATTGGGATTGGACCAAAGAATCTACATCCTGATCCAGAAGGAg GCAATTCGTAAATTGAATCTAATTCTGGACAAAATTCCAGTGGAGCttaagaaagagaggaagatcCTGACATCACAAGAGGACGCAAATATCAT GGTCAAGCTGGCTGGCCGGATATTGGAGGGTGGTG ATTACGACTTGCAGGCTGCCTTGATGGAGGCCTTGTGCAGAATGGCCACCCCTGCCCAGAGGAAGGCACTGGCTGATCGATGGTTCAGCATGGAGCATGTGGCCAATGCCTTTGCCAAGATCTGTGATTCCGAGTTCGAGACG GATTGTCGAAAGTTTCTGAACTTGGTGAATGGGATGCAGGGAGACAGGAGAAG GGTTTATTCCTACCCTTGTTTGGAAGCTTATCTGGATAAGTTTGAG CTGCTGATGCCCGCTGATGAGAAGCTGGAGGAATTCTGGATTGACTTCAACCTTGGCAGCCACAGCATCTCCTTTTACTTCTCTTTGGCTGATGAAGAGAGACAG GAGGGCCAGTGGGAAACGATATGCATCAATGACAATGAAGTCCAAAGCTACACTGTTACAG AGGAGGGCAAGAGGAAGGTCTTACAGTTAAAACTGTCAGAGATGGTGGTTGTCAGTGCGGTTCAAGGATCAAGTCTTACCATCCACTTCAGCTCGTCCCTGGACATCCTTCAGGCTGCTCGCAGCCTCTAtggacacaacaaacacaaa AGCTTTGTGGGGAAGAAGGGCACATCTGTGGTGAAGACTACTGTGAAAATCATGATGGAAGAGAACAGCTCCCAG GTTGTTCCCGAGAGCCAGGTGTCCCTTGGTGAGAATGCGAAAAACACTGCCCCCTATCTTCTACCAGCCCCTACTGCACCTGTACAG ATCGTGACGCCAGACAAGATTAGGATTTCCGAGTCCACCACCTTCATCAACAACAGTGCAGGAGGAAGTGTGCACAGTGCCAggtctctctctgctgccacaCCATCAA ACACTCTATCCAAGAGTAAAGGGAAGCTGTCTCTGGTGACAGTTGGTTCATGTGATAGGCAAGGTGAATTTTACCTGGGAGAACTCAGGACGAGTGCTAAGACCTGCAGTCACATCACAACACCCAGCAGCACAACAGCAGGTGGCATTGTAGAGCAG aaaaaaacagtagaCAAAGTTCtggctggagagggagaagagcagtCTCTGG ACAATAGTTTTGTGCCTGACACTCAGCCCAGACCTGCGACAAACCT ATCTTCTAACTGGAGTAAACTGTCAGTTTCTGAATTACTACTGATGCccacacagaaaagaaatactCTGCAAAGACCTG AGCCACAGTCAAGTTTGTCACACCAGCAGGAGCGCTCGTCCTCAGCACTGAGATTGTCAGTTCCTGACTCAGGCCCAATCAGCCAAAAGCAGCTCCATAGCAAACTCACCCAgcgcctgcagctgctcctcaaggagaaaaaacaagaaatggcACATCAGGAGCCAGCTACGCCCCAGAGAAGAATGTCCGATAACAGAGGTTATTCTAAAAGCAGAGGAACGGCAGACCAGTGCTCTTCCACTTTGTGTTCTCTCAAAGTGCAGCAGGCCCAGAGAAATGGTCCAGGCAGCGGGAAGACCAAAGGCCAGACGCCACTGGAAGCATATGCTGCTCCAAATGAAGCTCCAGTCAAGGCCCCTGCAACTAAATCTCTGCAGGAGAGAATAccagctaatgctaatgctgaaACTAAGAGGGCTCTGTCAAGCAAAGAGAAG AGAGATGCAAAGGTTGCAGAAAGCATGGTGAAGCTCATCTCTAGCCGTTATGAGATTAACTCCCAATCCACAGCAAAAAATACTGCAGAAATGATTTGTCAGAGCTGGATTCCTCCTATTATTAACAG GTCGATGTTCAATATGAGCTGGTCATCAACTGCTAAA AAAGACGTATCTGGAGCTGTAAGCCTCATGAAATCCCAcagtaaaaaaacccaaaactcTTCGAG AAAGGATGTATTTGATTTTAGCGTTGACAAACCGTTGGCTATTGGG CAAAAGGACAGATCTCTCACTAACACTTCTGCCACATCGATCAG AGGCATCAATGACTCCTCGGTATCCCACAGCACATCCAAAAAAGGACCACCTTTGACAAAA GAGAAGCGGTATGTGAAAAAGCATTTGTTCAGTGACACAGATACAGACTACGCCATGACGGAGGCCAGCTGGCTGAGGGAGTCAAGCAGGAAACCTAAACCCAAAGTTACCACATATTCGAGGCAGGCACCCGTCAAGCCTAAAGCGTTGTCACCTCGTACTTCAT GTGAATCCTTAGATTTGCCACCTCCCTCCCCAAAACCTGTAAAGGGTAATGCCAAACCCAATAAA AAGCACAATGCGAAGGAGGGAGCGGAGAAGGGAAAGAAGACAATGAAatccgcagcagcagcccccaACAGACCACATGCAGCGGGCAGGAGGCCCAGGAGAGCTGCAGCCACCTTGACCAAGAGCTACAGGGAGCCAGATACTGATGACAGCCAGTCAGAATCGGAGAAGCCTCCCGTTACTAAG AACTCCTCGTCTGATCGTCTGGCTGAGAAAACTGAGAAAACTCATGTGGCTGCTCACGTGATGGAGAGAATTTCTGCGAGCAAAATAAGAACCAAAAGGTTTATGAAGCTAGAGAGAAGCAGTCGTAGCAACCAGTTGGAGTCAGTTTCATCCACTTCCAAG gggcAGAGACCTGAGGATGTTTTTCAAGAAACTTTGAAGATAAATAAGAAAACTATTGTGCCTTTCCCAGACCAGATGAAGGCATTGAAGGAGTCCTTGACTGTTCGCCAGACCTCATTCTGTCCATCCCCTCCTTTCATTGAGAGGATGAGAT CTGCCGAGAGGTCAGCCCCAACCCTGGGTTTGACCTGCTCCCCTCTCCCCACCCCGCGGGGATCCCCACTCCCTGCCTCCCCTGACCCTGCTTTTCAGGACACCCCCTCGCCAATCCTGCTGCTACCCAAACCTCGCTCTACAGTTGGCAGTAAAGGAAATGTCAAGCCCCCCTCTTACTACAGTGCAGAAAAGAAGTTCAGCACATCCAAGACAAATTCCATCCATTCTGGCGCCTCTCTCCCTTCACTGGGACGTCAGAGCCATGCACCCGACCCTCCCATTGGTGCTAGTGCAGCAGAG ATAAGTCCAAATCAAGAGTGTCTGTCCCCGGCACCTgagtctcctctgtctctgtccgctCAGCCCCTGTTGACCTCCACATTCTTTGAGCCGGACAAGCCATCCATGCCCTCTCTTCCTCAGTCACCTTTCGTTGAAGACACAGACAACCACGGCAGCTTTTATGGGTTTAGTAAAGTGTCTTCAGTATCCGTGGTTTCACTGAGCCAATTGTCCAGTAAGTCATCAGGACTCACAGGCAGAGTCAAGGAAAGCCCcagtgctgctgtgtttcaTAAAACAGAG AAAACACCTTCTTCAGACCGAGATTTAAAGTCTGCACAGCGTCATATTTCAG GACCCAGTCGCAAACGCCACATCTCCTCACCCAGTTATtctgaggaagatgaggagtgGATGAAGAAAAGCAAGATGAGAGGGACCTTTTCTCCGCGGCTGAAGCCAAAGAAGTTGTTCAAGTCTT TCACTGAGGTGTCTGCTGATGGTGAGGTGAGCCAGGTCGTGTCCTCTTCCCACATGGTGAGCTCCAGTCATTGGGAAGCTGAAGTGGGGGTTGGAGAcatggatgaggatgaggatgaagagttGCCTGGAATTGCTGTAAACCCAAATAATATGTGCCAGCAATTCAGCTCTGAGCTAAAGAAGAAGTTCCag AACCGTTACAAGATGATGGAGGTTTACAACAAGCAGTCTCTGAAGACCGTCCAGCAACACGTCTCCTCCCTTAACATGCAGGTCACCAAATACAG AACTCAGAGGCTGGAGCAAGTTCAGAACGTCCTCTTGGAAGAGATCCACAAATTGGAGCAGGGCGACAGTATGCTGAAAAGCATGGAGAAAGACCTGACT AGTTACTGGAAAAAGCAGGCTGTGGCGTTCCATTCTTACCAGGAGCAGGAAACCAGGAG aAACGACACCCTGAAGAAAGCCCTGCAGAGCAACACGTGTCACAGCTTGGAGTACGAGCAGAGAATATTCACCTCCCAG ATGTGCCTGATAAGAAAGGACATGAAGTCAGTTCAGGACAGACTCCTGAGTGAGATG CAGGAGGGGGAGATCCAGAGTGTGAAGAAAGGTCTGCATGCGTTGTTCTTCCCTGATGCAGCCAGGTTTTGA
- the LOC118317303 gene encoding synaptonemal complex protein 2-like isoform X2, whose protein sequence is MAPGQDSQLERVIEQVTKSGDVHALDVFLQRDVHEGTSLKCSQQFLTKLDKLVCRCLDQKDSKSASSVLAIIAKCGENLKLPGGGQGLSGVIGQGLVKKMVQWFEKCRQLWVQCGPQWDETLFNLSEDFFDVLMAVHESSKEGTYKITESFLNPLVQLGLDQRIYILIQKEAIRKLNLILDKIPVELKKERKILTSQEDANIMVKLAGRILEGGDYDLQAALMEALCRMATPAQRKALADRWFSMEHVANAFAKICDSEFETDCRKFLNLVNGMQGDRRRVYSYPCLEAYLDKFELLMPADEKLEEFWIDFNLGSHSISFYFSLADEERQEGQWETICINDNEVQSYTVTEEGKRKVLQLKLSEMVVVSAVQGSSLTIHFSSSLDILQAARSLYGHNKHKSFVGKKGTSVVKTTVKIMMEENSSQVVPESQVSLGENAKNTAPYLLPAPTAPVQIVTPDKIRISESTTFINNSAGGSVHSARSLSAATPSNTLSKSKGKLSLVTVGSCDRQGEFYLGELRTSAKTCSHITTPSSTTAGGIVEQKKTVDKVLAGEGEEQSLDNSFVPDTQPRPATNLSSNWSKLSVSELLLMPTQKRNTLQRPEPQSSLSHQQERSSSALRLSVPDSGPISQKQLHSKLTQRLQLLLKEKKQEMAHQEPATPQRRMSDNRGYSKSRGTADQCSSTLCSLKVQQAQRNGPGSGKTKGQTPLEAYAAPNEAPVKAPATKSLQERIPANANAETKRALSSKEKRDAKVAESMVKLISSRYEINSQSTAKNTAEMICQSWIPPIINRSMFNMSWSSTAKKDVSGAVSLMKSHSKKTQNSSRKDVFDFSVDKPLAIGQKDRSLTNTSATSIRGINDSSVSHSTSKKGPPLTKEKRYVKKHLFSDTDTDYAMTEASWLRESSRKPKPKVTTYSRQAPVKPKALSPRTSCESLDLPPPSPKPVKGNAKPNKKHNAKEGAEKGKKTMKSAAAAPNRPHAAGRRPRRAAATLTKSYREPDTDDSQSESEKPPVTKNSSSDRLAEKTEKTHVAAHVMERISASKIRTKRFMKLERSSRSNQLESVSSTSKGQRPEDVFQETLKINKKTIVPFPDQMKALKESLTVRQTSFCPSPPFIERMRSAERSAPTLGLTCSPLPTPRGSPLPASPDPAFQDTPSPILLLPKPRSTVGSKGNVKPPSYYSAEKKFSTSKTNSIHSGASLPSLGRQSHAPDPPIGASAAEISPNQECLSPAPESPLSLSAQPLLTSTFFEPDKPSMPSLPQSPFVEDTDNHGSFYGFSKVSSVSVVSLSQLSSKSSGLTGRVKESPSAAVFHKTEKTPSSDRDLKSAQRHISGPSRKRHISSPSYSEEDEEWMKKSKMRGTFSPRLKPKKLFKSFTEVSADGEVSQVVSSSHMVSSSHWEAEVGVGDMDEDEDEELPGIAVNPNNMCQQFSSELKKKFQNRYKMMEVYNKQSLKTVQQHVSSLNMQVTKYRTQRLEQVQNVLLEEIHKLEQGDSMLKSMEKDLTSYWKKQAVAFHSYQEQETRRNDTLKKALQSNTCHSLEYEQRIFTSQMCLIRKDMKSVQDRLLSEMEGEIQSVKKGLHALFFPDAARF, encoded by the exons ATGGCACCGGGTCAGGACTCACAG TTGGAGAGAGTCATTGAACAGGTAACAAAGAGTGGGGATGTTCACGCTCTGGATGTGTTCCTGCAAAGGGACGTACACGAAGGGACCTCCCTGAAGTGTTCCCAACAGTTTCTCACCAAATTGGATAAACTTGTCTGCAGG tgcTTGGATCAAAAGGATTCCAAATCAGCCAGTTCGGTTCTCGCTATCATTGCAAAATGTGGGGAAAACCTGAAACTACCTGGTGGTGGCCAAGGGCTGTCAGGAGTAATAGGTCAAGGCCTGGTCAAAAAG ATGGTGCAGTGGTTTGAGAAATGCAGGCAACTGTGGGTCCAGTGTGGTCCGCAGTGGGACGAGACCTTGTTCAACCTTTCTGAGGACTTCTTTGATGTGCTAATG GCTGTTCATGAATCATCTAAAGAGG GAACATACAAAATCACAGAGTCCTTCTTGAATCCTCTTGTACAATTGGGATTGGACCAAAGAATCTACATCCTGATCCAGAAGGAg GCAATTCGTAAATTGAATCTAATTCTGGACAAAATTCCAGTGGAGCttaagaaagagaggaagatcCTGACATCACAAGAGGACGCAAATATCAT GGTCAAGCTGGCTGGCCGGATATTGGAGGGTGGTG ATTACGACTTGCAGGCTGCCTTGATGGAGGCCTTGTGCAGAATGGCCACCCCTGCCCAGAGGAAGGCACTGGCTGATCGATGGTTCAGCATGGAGCATGTGGCCAATGCCTTTGCCAAGATCTGTGATTCCGAGTTCGAGACG GATTGTCGAAAGTTTCTGAACTTGGTGAATGGGATGCAGGGAGACAGGAGAAG GGTTTATTCCTACCCTTGTTTGGAAGCTTATCTGGATAAGTTTGAG CTGCTGATGCCCGCTGATGAGAAGCTGGAGGAATTCTGGATTGACTTCAACCTTGGCAGCCACAGCATCTCCTTTTACTTCTCTTTGGCTGATGAAGAGAGACAG GAGGGCCAGTGGGAAACGATATGCATCAATGACAATGAAGTCCAAAGCTACACTGTTACAG AGGAGGGCAAGAGGAAGGTCTTACAGTTAAAACTGTCAGAGATGGTGGTTGTCAGTGCGGTTCAAGGATCAAGTCTTACCATCCACTTCAGCTCGTCCCTGGACATCCTTCAGGCTGCTCGCAGCCTCTAtggacacaacaaacacaaa AGCTTTGTGGGGAAGAAGGGCACATCTGTGGTGAAGACTACTGTGAAAATCATGATGGAAGAGAACAGCTCCCAG GTTGTTCCCGAGAGCCAGGTGTCCCTTGGTGAGAATGCGAAAAACACTGCCCCCTATCTTCTACCAGCCCCTACTGCACCTGTACAG ATCGTGACGCCAGACAAGATTAGGATTTCCGAGTCCACCACCTTCATCAACAACAGTGCAGGAGGAAGTGTGCACAGTGCCAggtctctctctgctgccacaCCATCAA ACACTCTATCCAAGAGTAAAGGGAAGCTGTCTCTGGTGACAGTTGGTTCATGTGATAGGCAAGGTGAATTTTACCTGGGAGAACTCAGGACGAGTGCTAAGACCTGCAGTCACATCACAACACCCAGCAGCACAACAGCAGGTGGCATTGTAGAGCAG aaaaaaacagtagaCAAAGTTCtggctggagagggagaagagcagtCTCTGG ACAATAGTTTTGTGCCTGACACTCAGCCCAGACCTGCGACAAACCT ATCTTCTAACTGGAGTAAACTGTCAGTTTCTGAATTACTACTGATGCccacacagaaaagaaatactCTGCAAAGACCTG AGCCACAGTCAAGTTTGTCACACCAGCAGGAGCGCTCGTCCTCAGCACTGAGATTGTCAGTTCCTGACTCAGGCCCAATCAGCCAAAAGCAGCTCCATAGCAAACTCACCCAgcgcctgcagctgctcctcaaggagaaaaaacaagaaatggcACATCAGGAGCCAGCTACGCCCCAGAGAAGAATGTCCGATAACAGAGGTTATTCTAAAAGCAGAGGAACGGCAGACCAGTGCTCTTCCACTTTGTGTTCTCTCAAAGTGCAGCAGGCCCAGAGAAATGGTCCAGGCAGCGGGAAGACCAAAGGCCAGACGCCACTGGAAGCATATGCTGCTCCAAATGAAGCTCCAGTCAAGGCCCCTGCAACTAAATCTCTGCAGGAGAGAATAccagctaatgctaatgctgaaACTAAGAGGGCTCTGTCAAGCAAAGAGAAG AGAGATGCAAAGGTTGCAGAAAGCATGGTGAAGCTCATCTCTAGCCGTTATGAGATTAACTCCCAATCCACAGCAAAAAATACTGCAGAAATGATTTGTCAGAGCTGGATTCCTCCTATTATTAACAG GTCGATGTTCAATATGAGCTGGTCATCAACTGCTAAA AAAGACGTATCTGGAGCTGTAAGCCTCATGAAATCCCAcagtaaaaaaacccaaaactcTTCGAG AAAGGATGTATTTGATTTTAGCGTTGACAAACCGTTGGCTATTGGG CAAAAGGACAGATCTCTCACTAACACTTCTGCCACATCGATCAG AGGCATCAATGACTCCTCGGTATCCCACAGCACATCCAAAAAAGGACCACCTTTGACAAAA GAGAAGCGGTATGTGAAAAAGCATTTGTTCAGTGACACAGATACAGACTACGCCATGACGGAGGCCAGCTGGCTGAGGGAGTCAAGCAGGAAACCTAAACCCAAAGTTACCACATATTCGAGGCAGGCACCCGTCAAGCCTAAAGCGTTGTCACCTCGTACTTCAT GTGAATCCTTAGATTTGCCACCTCCCTCCCCAAAACCTGTAAAGGGTAATGCCAAACCCAATAAA AAGCACAATGCGAAGGAGGGAGCGGAGAAGGGAAAGAAGACAATGAAatccgcagcagcagcccccaACAGACCACATGCAGCGGGCAGGAGGCCCAGGAGAGCTGCAGCCACCTTGACCAAGAGCTACAGGGAGCCAGATACTGATGACAGCCAGTCAGAATCGGAGAAGCCTCCCGTTACTAAG AACTCCTCGTCTGATCGTCTGGCTGAGAAAACTGAGAAAACTCATGTGGCTGCTCACGTGATGGAGAGAATTTCTGCGAGCAAAATAAGAACCAAAAGGTTTATGAAGCTAGAGAGAAGCAGTCGTAGCAACCAGTTGGAGTCAGTTTCATCCACTTCCAAG gggcAGAGACCTGAGGATGTTTTTCAAGAAACTTTGAAGATAAATAAGAAAACTATTGTGCCTTTCCCAGACCAGATGAAGGCATTGAAGGAGTCCTTGACTGTTCGCCAGACCTCATTCTGTCCATCCCCTCCTTTCATTGAGAGGATGAGAT CTGCCGAGAGGTCAGCCCCAACCCTGGGTTTGACCTGCTCCCCTCTCCCCACCCCGCGGGGATCCCCACTCCCTGCCTCCCCTGACCCTGCTTTTCAGGACACCCCCTCGCCAATCCTGCTGCTACCCAAACCTCGCTCTACAGTTGGCAGTAAAGGAAATGTCAAGCCCCCCTCTTACTACAGTGCAGAAAAGAAGTTCAGCACATCCAAGACAAATTCCATCCATTCTGGCGCCTCTCTCCCTTCACTGGGACGTCAGAGCCATGCACCCGACCCTCCCATTGGTGCTAGTGCAGCAGAG ATAAGTCCAAATCAAGAGTGTCTGTCCCCGGCACCTgagtctcctctgtctctgtccgctCAGCCCCTGTTGACCTCCACATTCTTTGAGCCGGACAAGCCATCCATGCCCTCTCTTCCTCAGTCACCTTTCGTTGAAGACACAGACAACCACGGCAGCTTTTATGGGTTTAGTAAAGTGTCTTCAGTATCCGTGGTTTCACTGAGCCAATTGTCCAGTAAGTCATCAGGACTCACAGGCAGAGTCAAGGAAAGCCCcagtgctgctgtgtttcaTAAAACAGAG AAAACACCTTCTTCAGACCGAGATTTAAAGTCTGCACAGCGTCATATTTCAG GACCCAGTCGCAAACGCCACATCTCCTCACCCAGTTATtctgaggaagatgaggagtgGATGAAGAAAAGCAAGATGAGAGGGACCTTTTCTCCGCGGCTGAAGCCAAAGAAGTTGTTCAAGTCTT TCACTGAGGTGTCTGCTGATGGTGAGGTGAGCCAGGTCGTGTCCTCTTCCCACATGGTGAGCTCCAGTCATTGGGAAGCTGAAGTGGGGGTTGGAGAcatggatgaggatgaggatgaagagttGCCTGGAATTGCTGTAAACCCAAATAATATGTGCCAGCAATTCAGCTCTGAGCTAAAGAAGAAGTTCCag AACCGTTACAAGATGATGGAGGTTTACAACAAGCAGTCTCTGAAGACCGTCCAGCAACACGTCTCCTCCCTTAACATGCAGGTCACCAAATACAG AACTCAGAGGCTGGAGCAAGTTCAGAACGTCCTCTTGGAAGAGATCCACAAATTGGAGCAGGGCGACAGTATGCTGAAAAGCATGGAGAAAGACCTGACT AGTTACTGGAAAAAGCAGGCTGTGGCGTTCCATTCTTACCAGGAGCAGGAAACCAGGAG aAACGACACCCTGAAGAAAGCCCTGCAGAGCAACACGTGTCACAGCTTGGAGTACGAGCAGAGAATATTCACCTCCCAG ATGTGCCTGATAAGAAAGGACATGAAGTCAGTTCAGGACAGACTCCTGAGTGAGATG GAGGGGGAGATCCAGAGTGTGAAGAAAGGTCTGCATGCGTTGTTCTTCCCTGATGCAGCCAGGTTTTGA